The following proteins are encoded in a genomic region of Maribacter hydrothermalis:
- a CDS encoding patatin-like phospholipase family protein, which translates to MRALVISGGGSKGAFAGGVAQYLIQEEGRNYDIFVGTSTGSLLISHLALGKLDKIKEIYSNVNQKSIFNNCPFLIKKIHGNEEISINHWNVLRNFIVGKKTFGESENLRKLIENSLTIEEFKTLKNGDSDVIITVSNLSLNQVEYKSIKDCTYEDYCDWVWISANYTPFMSLVRKNGCEYADGGLGSIVPIEEAIKRGATEVDVVVLHTEVNYLNRVASRNPFELITTMMSFILDRIESQNIRIGKLVANQKNAIINLFYTPTILTTNSLIFDKEKMTLWWKRGYLYAKNKNEETNPIEPNSNE; encoded by the coding sequence ATGAGAGCTTTGGTTATTTCTGGTGGTGGTAGTAAAGGTGCATTCGCCGGTGGCGTTGCCCAATACCTAATACAAGAGGAAGGAAGAAACTATGATATTTTCGTGGGTACTTCTACAGGGAGTTTACTTATTTCTCATTTAGCATTGGGTAAGTTAGATAAGATTAAAGAAATATACTCTAACGTAAATCAAAAAAGTATCTTTAACAATTGCCCTTTTTTAATTAAAAAAATTCATGGAAACGAGGAAATTTCTATTAACCATTGGAACGTACTTCGCAATTTTATAGTTGGTAAAAAAACATTTGGAGAGAGCGAAAACTTGCGGAAACTTATAGAAAATAGTTTAACCATAGAGGAATTTAAAACTTTAAAGAATGGTGACTCTGATGTTATCATAACCGTTTCTAATTTGTCTTTAAATCAAGTAGAGTATAAATCTATAAAAGATTGTACGTATGAAGATTATTGCGATTGGGTCTGGATTTCAGCTAATTATACTCCATTTATGAGTTTGGTTCGCAAAAACGGTTGTGAATATGCTGATGGAGGCTTGGGCAGTATTGTACCTATTGAAGAGGCAATAAAAAGAGGTGCAACTGAAGTTGACGTGGTTGTCTTACATACCGAAGTTAATTACTTGAATAGGGTGGCATCAAGAAACCCGTTTGAACTGATTACCACAATGATGAGTTTTATTCTGGATAGAATTGAAAGTCAGAATATTAGAATTGGAAAATTAGTTGCTAATCAAAAAAATGCAATAATAAATTTATTCTATACGCCCACCATTTTAACTACTAATTCATTAATATTTGACAAGGAAAAAATGACCTTATGGTGGAAACGGGGCTATTTATACGCTAAAAATAAGAATGAAGAAACGAACCCTATTGAGCCTAATTCCAACGAATAA
- a CDS encoding DUF7935 family protein: MTSDQIFQLFAYLLPSVVTGAIAFYFFRMHTNNEEGRRRFLLHKDSQKDTLPIRLQAYERMALFLERIAIPSLVVRVAPQSKEKGAYESLLIKSIETEFDHNLSQQIYLSDECWNIIKAAKSATIQMIRKAAMSQTESADKLREDILNETMDKTSPSATALSFVKKEIGDLW, encoded by the coding sequence ATGACGTCAGATCAAATATTTCAACTTTTTGCTTATTTATTACCTTCAGTAGTCACTGGAGCTATAGCATTTTACTTTTTTAGAATGCATACCAATAATGAAGAAGGACGTAGACGTTTCCTATTACATAAAGATTCTCAAAAAGACACTTTACCAATACGTTTACAGGCTTATGAACGAATGGCATTATTTTTAGAACGCATTGCAATCCCTAGTCTAGTTGTACGAGTTGCACCACAATCTAAAGAAAAAGGTGCTTATGAAAGCTTATTAATAAAAAGTATTGAAACAGAATTTGACCATAACCTTTCACAGCAAATTTATTTGAGTGATGAATGTTGGAACATTATAAAAGCAGCAAAAAGTGCCACTATACAAATGATTAGAAAGGCAGCAATGAGTCAAACAGAATCAGCCGATAAATTAAGGGAAGACATACTTAATGAAACCATGGACAAGACATCACCGTCTGCTACGGCATTATCGTTTGTGAAAAAGGAAATTGGAGATTTGTGGTAG